A single Aneurinibacillus migulanus DNA region contains:
- a CDS encoding replication initiation protein produces the protein MNALEKIDEKLIVTKSNDLIEASYRLTLHEQRIICILAAKIQPEDTVFRTCRIEVGEFIDLLGLKGKSIHNDIKKIIKDFVYKGFEIKSEGVYTVSSWFEWAKYKEKEGFMEFKFSEELIPFLLQLKERFTSYRLNNVIPLRSSYSIRIYELLKQYANIGERTFDLEHLKSILGIEPDEYKLYGHFKSRVLTSAQKELDEKTDLSFEFEELKASRKVVGVRFIITRGRSTKEINHIEPKIVEEIAIASRLKAFGLTQAQIEYILKTYDESYILENLHIVEKDYLAGRVKNITGYAYKALEQDYRKNKPEIEKQLEGQKSNPAYEGIPEHILRQMERQKALEAQSGSGKEPSREEQRKRVKQMLLAFGEK, from the coding sequence ATGAACGCTTTGGAGAAAATAGATGAGAAATTGATCGTCACCAAATCAAACGATCTGATTGAAGCATCATACCGATTAACCCTTCACGAACAACGCATCATCTGTATACTGGCTGCCAAAATACAGCCAGAAGATACTGTGTTCCGGACATGCAGAATTGAGGTAGGCGAATTTATCGACCTACTTGGTCTTAAAGGCAAAAGCATACATAACGATATTAAAAAAATCATAAAGGATTTCGTCTACAAGGGATTCGAGATTAAAAGCGAAGGCGTATATACGGTGAGTTCCTGGTTTGAGTGGGCCAAATATAAAGAGAAGGAAGGGTTCATGGAATTTAAGTTTTCGGAAGAGCTTATCCCCTTCTTACTGCAGCTCAAGGAACGTTTCACCAGCTACCGGCTAAACAACGTTATACCGCTACGCAGTAGCTACTCTATTCGTATCTATGAACTGCTAAAACAATATGCGAATATCGGAGAACGCACCTTTGACTTGGAACATTTGAAGTCTATTCTCGGTATTGAACCAGATGAGTACAAGCTATACGGGCATTTCAAGAGCCGAGTTCTTACTTCCGCTCAGAAGGAACTTGATGAAAAGACAGACTTATCTTTTGAGTTTGAAGAATTGAAAGCCTCTAGAAAAGTTGTTGGGGTCCGCTTTATCATTACCCGAGGAAGGTCAACAAAAGAGATTAACCACATAGAGCCTAAAATCGTTGAGGAAATAGCCATTGCTTCTCGTTTAAAAGCGTTCGGATTGACTCAAGCACAAATCGAGTACATCCTGAAGACTTATGATGAATCATACATACTGGAAAACCTACATATTGTCGAGAAAGACTATTTAGCCGGAAGAGTAAAGAATATAACTGGTTATGCTTATAAAGCTTTAGAGCAAGACTACCGGAAGAATAAACCGGAGATAGAAAAGCAATTGGAAGGTCAGAAAAGCAATCCTGCTTATGAAGGGATTCCTGAACATATTTTAAGGCAAATGGAGAGACAGAAAGCATTAGAAGCTCAGAGTGGTTCAGGAAAAGAACCGTCTCGCGAAGAACAGCGTAAACGTGTAAAACAAATGCTCCTTGCGTTCGGAGAAAAGTAG